A section of the Ruania halotolerans genome encodes:
- the trpD gene encoding anthranilate phosphoribosyltransferase has translation MAVNADTPLDAYSWPELITRLVAGEDLGTAETTWVMDQVMAGNSHPIALGGFLVALRAKGETVPEISGLADSMRRHALAADIDADAVDIVGTGGDRHRSVNISTMAALVVAGAGVSVVKHGNRAASSASGSADVLEALGVRLDLSPAEAARVAREAGITFLFAQVYHPSFRHAATTRRELGVATAFNILGPLTNPARPRAGAIGVGDARMAPIVAGVFAARGTSTVVFRSEDGLDELSTTAPARVWEVTAASGWTVREHELDATRFGMSRATLDDLRGGAPEQNAQVARDVLAGAAGPVRETVLLNAAAGLVAHGSVPGTAEGSLTDRFAAGIDAAAHAVDSGAAAAVLERWVAATRA, from the coding sequence ATCGCAGTGAACGCGGACACCCCGCTTGACGCCTACAGCTGGCCCGAGTTGATCACCCGATTGGTGGCCGGTGAGGATCTGGGGACAGCCGAGACGACCTGGGTGATGGATCAGGTGATGGCGGGGAACAGTCATCCGATCGCTCTCGGCGGCTTCCTGGTGGCGCTGCGAGCCAAAGGCGAGACGGTCCCAGAGATCAGCGGTCTGGCGGACTCAATGCGCCGGCACGCGCTAGCCGCGGACATCGACGCCGACGCGGTTGACATCGTCGGAACTGGGGGGGACCGGCACCGTAGTGTGAACATCTCGACCATGGCCGCCCTGGTGGTGGCTGGCGCCGGGGTGAGCGTGGTCAAGCACGGCAATCGCGCGGCCTCCTCCGCGAGCGGTTCGGCGGACGTTCTGGAAGCGCTTGGCGTCCGTCTGGACCTGAGCCCGGCCGAGGCAGCTCGAGTCGCTCGAGAGGCCGGCATCACTTTCTTGTTTGCCCAGGTGTATCACCCGAGCTTCCGGCACGCGGCGACGACCCGGCGCGAGCTCGGCGTGGCGACAGCCTTCAACATCCTCGGGCCACTGACGAACCCGGCGCGACCACGCGCAGGAGCGATCGGGGTCGGGGATGCCCGCATGGCACCGATCGTCGCCGGTGTGTTCGCGGCGCGGGGAACCTCAACGGTGGTCTTCCGCAGTGAGGATGGCTTGGACGAACTCTCGACGACGGCACCTGCGCGCGTGTGGGAGGTCACCGCAGCCAGCGGTTGGACCGTCCGGGAACACGAACTCGATGCCACGAGGTTCGGTATGTCGCGCGCCACGCTGGACGACTTGCGTGGCGGTGCGCCAGAGCAGAACGCCCAGGTCGCGCGAGACGTTCTCGCTGGAGCAGCAGGGCCGGTGCGCGAGACCGTACTGCTGAACGCGGCGGCCGGGCTGGTGGCCCATGGCAGTGTTCCTGGAACCGCCGAGGGCAGCCTGACCGATCGGTTCGCCGCAGGAATCGACGCCGCCGCTCATGCGGTGGACAGCGGAGCAGCGGCTGCCGTGCTTGAGCGATGGGTCGCGGCGACCCGAGCCTGA
- the ctaC gene encoding aa3-type cytochrome oxidase subunit II, which translates to MPSPSPRTTRRRAVGLGALGLVSALALGGCSAEQVSRGWLPGTPGITEHSDDVVALWNGSWIAALVVGVITWGLIIWCVIVYRKRKGDERLPIQLRYHLPLELLYTFVPLVMVGVLFYYTATLQEEIVNPETEPDLHVEVYGRQWTWDFVYTDSGVWDTGVPAQLDGTMAPADDLPTLYLPVGETVEFTLRSRDVAHSFWIPQFLYKLDTIPGVVNTFQLTPGEEGRYLGKCAELCGEYHGNMLFNVEVVSAQEYEAHMDELREAGQTGDLGTEYDRQNAADVASSTSGEDEGADH; encoded by the coding sequence GTGCCATCGCCCTCTCCCCGGACCACGAGGCGCCGCGCGGTCGGCCTCGGGGCGCTCGGGCTCGTTTCCGCTCTCGCGCTGGGCGGATGTTCCGCCGAGCAGGTCTCGCGAGGGTGGCTACCCGGAACGCCAGGGATCACCGAGCACAGTGACGACGTCGTCGCCCTGTGGAACGGTTCGTGGATCGCTGCGCTCGTGGTGGGGGTGATCACCTGGGGGCTGATCATCTGGTGCGTGATCGTGTACCGCAAGCGCAAGGGTGACGAGCGGCTGCCGATCCAGTTGCGCTATCACCTGCCGCTCGAGCTGCTGTACACCTTCGTGCCGTTGGTCATGGTGGGGGTGCTCTTCTACTACACCGCCACACTGCAGGAAGAGATCGTCAACCCCGAAACCGAGCCCGATCTGCACGTCGAGGTGTACGGGCGTCAATGGACGTGGGACTTCGTCTACACCGACTCCGGCGTCTGGGACACGGGGGTGCCGGCTCAGCTGGACGGCACGATGGCACCGGCCGACGATCTGCCGACGTTGTACCTCCCGGTGGGGGAGACGGTGGAGTTCACGCTGCGCAGCCGCGACGTGGCGCACTCGTTCTGGATCCCGCAGTTCCTCTACAAGTTGGACACGATCCCCGGGGTGGTGAACACGTTCCAGCTCACCCCTGGCGAGGAAGGCCGCTACCTCGGCAAGTGCGCCGAACTGTGCGGTGAGTACCACGGGAACATGCTTTTCAATGTGGAGGTGGTCTCGGCGCAGGAGTACGAGGCACACATGGATGAGCTGCGCGAGGCCGGGCAGACCGGCGACCTGGGTACCGAGTATGACCGGCAGAATGCCGCCGACGTGGCCAGTTCCACGAGCGGCGAGGATGAGGGAGCTGACCACTGA
- a CDS encoding FKBP-type peptidyl-prolyl cis-trans isomerase translates to MTVRPLRPLALLLAGALVLTGCAGGGASPAEPTGEPTDEQSAPPENGEVTGAEASGAFGEAPEFTFSSETPPEGLQVEVLSEGDGAVVEPDAYVLAHYAGIVWGAEETFDDSYSREAPSMFPLSGVVQGWTEGIPEHAIGSRLLMSIPADLGYGPQGGNPNAGIGPDDTIVFVVDLVGAYDAEQTGQADATEVTPAEELAVTVNGALGEPASIAVPEGATEPGEVATIVLAEGSGEAVAAGDTVVVGFAGTTWDGASAGSSWTVDGTPGSGPFSNVVGRGSIVDAVVDVPVGSRVLVLAPAGDGAPASAYVVDVLGAA, encoded by the coding sequence GTGACCGTGCGCCCCTTGCGCCCCCTTGCCCTTCTCCTGGCCGGCGCCTTGGTGCTCACTGGGTGCGCCGGCGGCGGAGCCTCTCCTGCCGAACCGACTGGCGAACCGACTGACGAGCAGAGCGCCCCGCCCGAGAATGGGGAGGTCACGGGAGCTGAGGCGTCCGGGGCCTTCGGCGAGGCGCCCGAGTTCACGTTCTCCAGCGAGACCCCGCCCGAAGGGCTCCAGGTGGAGGTGCTCTCCGAAGGAGACGGCGCCGTGGTGGAACCGGACGCGTACGTCCTGGCGCACTACGCCGGCATCGTCTGGGGAGCAGAGGAGACCTTCGACGACTCCTACAGCCGCGAGGCTCCGTCGATGTTCCCGCTCAGCGGTGTGGTGCAGGGATGGACCGAGGGGATCCCGGAGCACGCGATCGGATCGCGGCTGCTGATGAGCATCCCTGCCGACCTCGGATATGGCCCACAGGGCGGAAACCCGAATGCCGGGATCGGGCCGGATGACACCATCGTCTTCGTCGTGGACCTGGTCGGCGCCTACGACGCCGAGCAGACGGGTCAAGCGGACGCCACGGAGGTGACACCGGCCGAGGAGCTTGCGGTGACCGTCAACGGCGCACTCGGCGAACCGGCCAGTATCGCGGTCCCCGAGGGCGCTACGGAACCGGGGGAGGTCGCCACGATCGTGCTCGCTGAGGGCTCCGGAGAGGCGGTGGCTGCCGGAGACACGGTCGTGGTCGGATTCGCAGGCACCACCTGGGACGGAGCCTCGGCCGGGAGCAGTTGGACGGTCGACGGCACGCCTGGAAGCGGACCGTTCTCGAATGTCGTCGGCCGCGGGTCGATCGTCGACGCGGTGGTTGACGTTCCGGTCGGATCGCGCGTGCTGGTGCTCGCACCGGCCGGTGACGGGGCTCCTGCGTCCGCCTACGTCGTCGACGTGCTCGGCGCTGCCTGA
- the ctaD gene encoding aa3-type cytochrome oxidase subunit I, which yields MAVQDDQRTESGGEFEPSANAVPGLRKDRQSLGKTVVSWVTSTDHKTIGYLYLITSFVFFCIGGLLALVIRAELFEPGIQVVASGEQYNQMFTMHGTIMLLLFATPLFVGFGNVLVPLQIGAPDVAFPRLNMFAYWLFLFGGIIACAGFLTPRGAASFGWFAYTPLSNATYTAGLGGDLWVMGLAMTGFGTIFGSVNFITTILCMRMPGMTMFRMPIFTWNILLTSILALMAFPILAAALFGLGADRVLGSQIFAAENGGAMLWQHLFWFFGHPEVYIIALPFFGIVSEIIPVFSRKPIFGYVGLVFATIAIAGLSVTVWAHHMYSTGQVLLPFFSVMTMLIAVPTGVKFFNWIGTMWRGKLTFESPMLWCIGFLVTFLFGGLTGIILSVPPLDFHVTDTYFVVAHFHYVVFGTVVFAMFAGFYFWWPKFTGTMLDDKLGKVHFWLLFFGFHGTFLIQHWLGVMGMQRRVPDYLPEDDFVWMNQLSTIAAVVLALSTLPFLWNVYKTWRTGAQVHVDDPWGHGNSLEWATSCPPPRHNFVTLPRIRSERPAFDLHHPEVSALDHTQPEPDLLDKVYGEAERSGEPEVAAERTQRESGEGR from the coding sequence ATGGCCGTCCAGGACGATCAGCGCACTGAATCCGGCGGCGAGTTCGAGCCGTCCGCGAACGCCGTCCCTGGCTTGCGGAAGGACCGTCAGAGCCTCGGCAAGACAGTCGTGTCCTGGGTGACCTCGACCGACCACAAGACCATCGGGTATCTGTACCTGATCACCTCCTTCGTCTTCTTCTGCATCGGGGGCCTGCTCGCGCTCGTGATCCGCGCGGAACTGTTCGAGCCGGGGATCCAGGTGGTGGCCAGCGGTGAGCAGTACAACCAGATGTTCACCATGCACGGCACGATCATGCTGCTGCTGTTCGCCACCCCGCTGTTCGTCGGATTCGGCAACGTCCTCGTTCCGCTGCAGATCGGCGCGCCGGACGTGGCGTTCCCGCGGCTGAACATGTTTGCCTACTGGCTGTTCCTGTTCGGCGGCATCATCGCGTGTGCCGGTTTCCTCACCCCCCGGGGTGCGGCGAGCTTTGGCTGGTTCGCCTATACGCCGCTGTCCAATGCCACCTATACCGCCGGTCTGGGCGGCGATCTGTGGGTGATGGGACTGGCGATGACGGGCTTCGGCACCATCTTCGGTTCGGTCAACTTCATCACCACCATCCTGTGCATGCGGATGCCGGGAATGACGATGTTCCGGATGCCGATCTTCACCTGGAACATCCTGCTGACCTCGATCCTTGCCCTGATGGCATTCCCGATCCTGGCCGCGGCGCTGTTCGGTCTCGGCGCCGATCGAGTACTCGGCTCCCAGATCTTCGCCGCGGAAAACGGCGGAGCGATGCTGTGGCAACACCTGTTCTGGTTCTTCGGCCACCCTGAGGTCTACATCATCGCGTTGCCCTTCTTCGGCATCGTCTCCGAGATCATTCCGGTGTTCTCCCGCAAGCCGATCTTCGGGTACGTCGGTCTGGTGTTCGCCACGATCGCGATTGCTGGTCTGTCGGTCACGGTCTGGGCGCACCACATGTACTCCACAGGTCAAGTGCTCTTGCCGTTCTTCTCCGTGATGACGATGCTCATCGCGGTGCCCACCGGGGTGAAGTTCTTCAACTGGATCGGCACGATGTGGAGAGGAAAGCTCACCTTCGAATCGCCGATGCTCTGGTGCATCGGCTTCCTGGTGACGTTCCTTTTCGGTGGGCTGACCGGCATCATCCTGTCCGTCCCGCCGCTGGACTTCCACGTGACCGACACCTACTTCGTCGTCGCGCACTTCCACTACGTGGTGTTCGGCACGGTCGTGTTCGCGATGTTCGCCGGCTTCTACTTCTGGTGGCCGAAGTTCACCGGGACGATGCTCGACGACAAGCTCGGGAAGGTGCACTTCTGGCTGCTCTTCTTCGGCTTCCACGGCACGTTCCTCATCCAGCACTGGCTGGGTGTGATGGGGATGCAGCGCCGAGTGCCGGACTACCTGCCGGAGGACGACTTCGTCTGGATGAACCAGCTCTCCACGATCGCCGCCGTCGTGCTCGCACTGTCGACGCTGCCGTTCCTGTGGAACGTCTACAAGACGTGGCGTACAGGAGCCCAGGTACACGTCGACGACCCCTGGGGCCACGGCAACTCGCTGGAATGGGCCACGTCCTGCCCGCCGCCACGGCACAACTTCGTGACCCTCCCGCGGATCCGGTCCGAGCGACCGGCATTCGATCTGCACCATCCCGAGGTGTCCGCGCTCGACCACACGCAGCCGGAGCCCGACCTTCTCGACAAGGTCTATGGCGAAGCGGAGCGGAGCGGAGAACCCGAGGTCGCAGCCGAGCGGACGCAGCGTGAGAGCGGAGAAGGACGATGA
- a CDS encoding cytochrome c oxidase subunit 4, translating into MSKKAHGPRTEPHKPIRTEAVFFLGLLGFFVPMFVIYGLWSGWEPVGSTALALVVGLWSLVGFYLFLLSRRIDPRPEDDPMADVDSAAGEYGTFSPWSWWPLVLGIAVSFVFLGVAVGWWLVGIGVVIAFIGLVGHVLEFSRGHHAH; encoded by the coding sequence ATGAGCAAGAAGGCACACGGACCGCGTACCGAGCCGCATAAGCCGATCCGCACTGAGGCGGTCTTCTTCCTCGGCCTGCTCGGATTCTTCGTCCCGATGTTCGTGATCTACGGTCTGTGGTCCGGCTGGGAGCCGGTCGGCTCCACGGCCCTGGCCCTGGTGGTCGGACTGTGGTCACTGGTGGGCTTCTATCTGTTCCTGCTCAGCCGTCGGATCGATCCGAGGCCTGAGGATGACCCGATGGCCGATGTGGACAGCGCTGCGGGCGAGTACGGCACGTTCTCGCCGTGGAGCTGGTGGCCGCTGGTGCTGGGCATCGCCGTCTCGTTCGTCTTCCTCGGCGTGGCAGTGGGGTGGTGGCTGGTGGGAATCGGAGTCGTCATCGCCTTCATCGGCCTCGTCGGACACGTCTTGGAGTTCAGCCGCGGGCATCACGCGCACTGA
- the qcrC gene encoding cytochrome bc1 complex diheme cytochrome c subunit, which produces MKALAAGRRHRLAPVVLMTLALLFTGALYAAFAPSSAQADTATADDVAEGERLFITNCSTCHGLDAEGMDTAPSLIGVGAASVHFQIVTGRMPMDANSPQAMAKPPQLTEEQARQVAAYIASLGPGPTIPSEEQVDPALGDAAVGGQLFRTNCAMCHNAVGAGGALTDGKHAPALYDSTPTEIYEAMLTGPQSMPVFNDVNLTSEEKRDIIAYLYEQREPNPGGLSLGSIGPVSEGLWVFVVGIGVLIGAAVWIGARSS; this is translated from the coding sequence GTGAAGGCTCTAGCGGCAGGTCGACGACACCGGCTGGCACCCGTGGTCCTGATGACACTGGCTTTGCTGTTCACCGGTGCCCTGTACGCCGCGTTCGCCCCCAGCTCCGCACAGGCGGATACCGCCACCGCAGACGACGTCGCCGAGGGCGAGCGGTTGTTCATCACGAACTGCTCCACCTGCCACGGTCTCGACGCCGAAGGGATGGACACGGCCCCGTCGTTGATCGGCGTGGGAGCCGCGTCCGTGCACTTCCAGATCGTCACCGGTCGGATGCCGATGGATGCGAACTCTCCGCAGGCAATGGCCAAGCCGCCACAGCTGACAGAGGAGCAGGCACGGCAGGTAGCGGCCTATATCGCCTCACTCGGCCCTGGCCCGACTATCCCGTCCGAGGAACAGGTCGACCCCGCATTGGGTGACGCCGCCGTCGGTGGTCAACTGTTCCGCACCAACTGCGCCATGTGCCACAACGCCGTCGGCGCAGGCGGTGCGCTCACCGACGGTAAGCACGCTCCCGCGCTCTACGACTCCACACCGACCGAGATCTATGAGGCGATGCTCACAGGCCCGCAGTCGATGCCTGTGTTCAATGACGTCAATCTCACTTCTGAAGAGAAGCGCGACATCATCGCCTACCTGTATGAGCAACGGGAACCGAACCCGGGCGGGCTCAGCCTCGGGTCCATCGGTCCCGTCTCTGAGGGACTGTGGGTCTTCGTCGTGGGCATTGGTGTGCTCATCGGTGCAGCCGTCTGGATCGGAGCGCGGTCGTCATGA
- the ctaE gene encoding aa3-type cytochrome oxidase subunit III, producing the protein MSSATTHPVTPHLAVNRPNLTQVGTIVWLSSELMFFAGLFAMYFTHRSVAGPEVWGQGYDFLNITFSGVNTLILVLSSVTCQLGVWAAERFQPTRSGSLLQLTKWGMQEWYILTFVMGSIFVAGQVYEYAELVEHGLTISNSTYGSVFYLATGFHGLHVVGGLIAFLFVLLRSFAAHRFGEHEATTALVVSYYWHFVDAVWIVLFGVIYLLPML; encoded by the coding sequence GTGTCGTCTGCAACCACCCACCCAGTTACGCCCCACCTGGCGGTGAACCGGCCCAACCTCACGCAGGTGGGCACGATCGTCTGGCTCTCCTCGGAGCTGATGTTCTTCGCCGGGTTGTTCGCGATGTACTTCACCCACCGCTCGGTCGCCGGACCGGAGGTCTGGGGACAGGGATATGACTTCCTCAACATCACGTTCTCCGGAGTCAACACCCTGATCCTGGTGCTGAGTTCAGTCACCTGCCAGCTCGGCGTATGGGCCGCAGAACGGTTCCAGCCGACGCGCAGCGGCTCGCTGCTGCAGCTCACCAAGTGGGGGATGCAGGAGTGGTACATCCTGACCTTCGTGATGGGGTCGATCTTCGTGGCCGGTCAGGTCTACGAATACGCCGAACTGGTGGAGCACGGACTCACGATCTCGAACTCGACCTACGGTTCGGTGTTCTACCTCGCCACCGGCTTCCACGGACTACACGTGGTTGGCGGACTGATCGCCTTCCTTTTCGTCCTGCTGCGGTCCTTCGCCGCCCACCGGTTCGGAGAGCACGAGGCGACGACCGCCTTGGTGGTCTCCTACTACTGGCACTTCGTCGACGCCGTCTGGATCGTCCTGTTCGGCGTCATCTACCTGCTACCGATGCTCTAG
- the qcrB gene encoding cytochrome bc1 complex cytochrome b subunit yields the protein MSTRTEVPRQSQASPAIAGGADYLDTRVGASKMVKEFARKIFPDHWSFLLGEIALFSFVVLILSGIFLTMFFVPSMTEVHYPEDALPVTMQGLEMSEAFASTVWMSHHVPGGLLMRQIHHWAALMFVGAMTVHMMRVFFTGAFRKPRELNWLVGFTLLILGLAAGFTGYSLPDDVLSGNGLRIADGVLRAIPIIGSYGSYMLFGGEFPGTDIIPRLFTAHILLVPALILALIALHLFLVVWHKHTQFPGPGRTDRNVVGYPLFPVYMAKAGGFFFIVFGVLSLMGALMSINNVWVYGPYDPSIVGAGAQPDWYMLFLEGALRLMPGQTEYVIAGYTLSLNVLVPGVVVPGLLFGILALFPFIESFATKDTGEHHVLDRPRNAPVRTASGVAILSVFFVLVAAGSNDIIATHFDLSLNAITWAFRVLIFVLPVISFLVTKRICLGLQRKDREVALHGHETGRVVRFASGEYIEVHRELDDYERWVLVSHEPRRPLEIDAEEDSSGVRRTGYRKDRLRQRISRFFYEDRVEPVTPAELAASHSHGDHDQVESDPARETLEAR from the coding sequence ATGAGCACCCGTACCGAGGTACCCCGCCAATCGCAGGCCTCCCCTGCCATCGCCGGCGGAGCCGACTACCTGGACACCCGCGTGGGTGCCTCGAAGATGGTCAAGGAGTTCGCCCGGAAGATCTTCCCGGATCACTGGTCTTTCCTGCTTGGCGAGATCGCCCTGTTCAGTTTCGTGGTGCTGATCCTCAGCGGCATCTTCCTCACGATGTTCTTCGTGCCGAGCATGACCGAGGTGCACTACCCGGAAGACGCTCTGCCCGTGACCATGCAGGGGTTGGAGATGTCCGAGGCGTTCGCCTCCACGGTCTGGATGTCCCACCACGTGCCCGGCGGGCTGCTGATGCGGCAGATCCACCACTGGGCCGCGCTCATGTTCGTGGGTGCCATGACGGTGCACATGATGCGGGTGTTCTTCACTGGAGCGTTCCGGAAGCCGCGCGAACTCAACTGGCTCGTCGGCTTCACGCTCCTGATCCTTGGTCTTGCCGCGGGATTCACCGGCTACTCACTCCCCGACGATGTGCTCTCCGGTAACGGCCTGCGGATCGCCGATGGTGTGCTCCGGGCCATCCCGATCATCGGCAGCTACGGAAGCTACATGCTCTTCGGTGGCGAGTTCCCGGGCACGGACATCATTCCGAGACTGTTCACCGCGCACATCCTGCTGGTTCCCGCGCTGATCCTCGCGCTGATCGCCCTGCACCTCTTTCTCGTGGTCTGGCACAAGCACACCCAGTTCCCCGGCCCTGGTCGCACAGATCGGAATGTGGTGGGCTACCCGCTCTTCCCTGTGTACATGGCGAAGGCCGGTGGCTTCTTCTTCATCGTTTTCGGCGTGCTCTCCTTGATGGGCGCATTGATGAGCATCAACAACGTCTGGGTCTACGGCCCGTACGACCCATCAATCGTCGGGGCGGGTGCCCAACCGGACTGGTACATGCTGTTCCTCGAGGGCGCCTTGCGCCTGATGCCCGGTCAAACCGAGTACGTGATCGCCGGCTACACGCTGTCGTTGAACGTCCTGGTCCCCGGTGTCGTCGTGCCGGGCCTGCTGTTCGGGATCCTTGCGCTCTTCCCGTTCATCGAGAGCTTCGCCACCAAGGACACCGGCGAGCACCATGTACTCGACCGGCCTCGGAACGCCCCGGTGCGTACCGCCAGCGGCGTGGCCATCCTGAGTGTGTTCTTCGTGCTCGTGGCGGCGGGGTCGAACGACATCATCGCCACCCACTTCGATCTGTCCCTGAATGCGATCACGTGGGCCTTCAGAGTGCTGATCTTCGTACTCCCAGTGATCAGTTTCCTGGTGACCAAACGAATCTGCCTCGGGCTGCAGCGCAAGGACCGCGAGGTCGCTCTCCACGGCCACGAGACCGGTCGCGTGGTGCGATTCGCCTCCGGCGAGTACATCGAGGTCCACCGTGAGCTGGACGACTACGAGCGATGGGTGCTGGTCTCCCACGAGCCTCGCCGTCCCCTGGAGATCGACGCCGAGGAAGACTCCTCCGGGGTGCGCCGCACCGGATACCGCAAGGATCGCTTGCGTCAGCGCATCTCCCGGTTCTTCTACGAGGACCGCGTGGAGCCTGTCACTCCGGCCGAACTCGCGGCGTCGCATTCCCACGGCGACCACGATCAGGTCGAGTCCGATCCAGCACGCGAGACGCTCGAGGCGCGCTGA
- a CDS encoding superoxide dismutase, translated as MAQYTLPDLPYDYSALEPHISGKIMELHHDKHHATYVAGANTALEKLAAARESGDLSSVNLLEKNLAFNLGGHINHTIFWNNLSPDGGGEPDGELAAAITEFFGSFAAFQKHFADNAAGIQGSGWSVLGWDSLGERLAIFQLFDQQSNVPVSITPLLMLDMWEHAFYLDYLNVKAEYIKAFWNIANWQDVAARLEKARAQSTV; from the coding sequence ATGGCCCAGTACACGCTTCCTGACCTGCCCTACGACTATTCGGCACTCGAGCCGCACATCTCCGGCAAGATCATGGAGCTGCATCACGACAAGCACCACGCGACGTATGTGGCCGGGGCCAACACTGCCCTGGAGAAGCTCGCTGCAGCCCGCGAGTCCGGTGACCTCAGCTCGGTGAACCTGCTCGAGAAGAACCTCGCGTTCAACCTCGGCGGGCACATCAACCACACCATCTTCTGGAACAACCTCTCTCCGGATGGCGGGGGTGAGCCTGATGGCGAGCTGGCGGCAGCAATCACCGAGTTCTTCGGCTCCTTCGCAGCCTTCCAGAAGCACTTCGCGGACAACGCCGCGGGCATCCAGGGGTCCGGATGGTCCGTACTCGGCTGGGACAGCCTGGGTGAGCGGCTGGCGATCTTCCAGTTGTTCGACCAGCAGTCCAATGTGCCGGTATCCATCACACCGCTGCTGATGCTGGACATGTGGGAGCACGCGTTCTACCTGGACTACCTCAACGTCAAGGCGGAGTACATCAAGGCGTTCTGGAACATCGCGAACTGGCAGGACGTCGCCGCGCGCCTGGAGAAGGCTCGCGCGCAGTCCACGGTCTGA
- the qcrA gene encoding cytochrome bc1 complex Rieske iron-sulfur subunit codes for MSTQPNKELSAPEGTQFENPGIAPHRPRLGDEDAKAAKRSERQVAVLFTISILATIGAIVGYAVYPVSATDASNLRMNTLVLGLGLGLGMLGIGVAAVHWAKTLMNDHEKVEERHAQRGDDATRERAVEMLREGAADSGIARRPLLKGALGGALALAPLSFLVPLVGNLGADWNVSKFRHTAWAGAPDGGPRYLATDPTNRRLKASEITRGSMFHIMPWGLPEEEHYLEEKAKAVVILMRVDPSILKEPEDRKEWSYDGIVAYSKVCTHVGCPVALYEQQTHHVLCPCHQSTFDITDQAKVVFGPAKRPLPQLPIAVDDEGYLYAQHDFNEPVGPSYWERER; via the coding sequence ATGAGTACCCAGCCGAACAAGGAACTGTCCGCACCGGAGGGCACGCAGTTCGAGAATCCGGGCATCGCCCCGCACCGTCCTCGCCTCGGTGACGAGGACGCCAAGGCCGCCAAGCGGTCCGAACGGCAAGTCGCGGTGCTGTTCACCATTTCCATCCTGGCCACCATCGGGGCGATCGTCGGGTATGCGGTGTACCCCGTCTCGGCCACGGACGCCAGCAACCTGCGCATGAACACGCTCGTGCTCGGCCTCGGCCTCGGGCTCGGCATGCTCGGCATCGGAGTCGCCGCCGTGCACTGGGCGAAGACGCTGATGAACGACCACGAGAAGGTCGAGGAGCGGCACGCCCAGCGCGGGGATGACGCGACCCGAGAGCGGGCAGTGGAGATGTTGCGCGAGGGCGCCGCAGACTCCGGGATCGCTCGCCGTCCACTCCTCAAGGGCGCGCTCGGTGGCGCACTCGCTCTCGCGCCACTCAGCTTCCTCGTCCCGCTGGTCGGAAACCTGGGTGCCGACTGGAACGTCTCCAAGTTCCGGCACACGGCATGGGCGGGTGCCCCGGACGGTGGCCCTCGCTACCTGGCCACCGACCCGACCAATCGGCGTCTGAAAGCCTCGGAGATCACGCGAGGCAGCATGTTCCACATCATGCCGTGGGGCTTGCCAGAGGAGGAGCACTACCTCGAGGAGAAGGCGAAGGCCGTCGTCATCCTCATGCGTGTGGACCCTTCCATCCTCAAGGAACCCGAGGACCGCAAGGAGTGGTCCTACGACGGCATCGTCGCCTACTCCAAGGTGTGCACGCACGTCGGGTGCCCCGTAGCACTCTACGAACAGCAGACCCACCACGTGCTCTGCCCGTGCCACCAGTCCACGTTCGACATCACCGATCAGGCCAAGGTGGTCTTCGGTCCCGCGAAGCGGCCGCTGCCACAGTTGCCGATCGCCGTTGACGACGAGGGTTACCTGTACGCCCAGCACGACTTCAACGAACCCGTCGGCCCGAGCTACTGGGAGCGTGAGCGATGA
- a CDS encoding Lrp/AsnC family transcriptional regulator — protein sequence MQTAIVLIDAEAARIPEVASQVAELPGVSEAYSTTGDVDVIALVRVTAHEQLADVIADRISKVPGVLSTRTYIAFQAYSRHDLEAAFALGLDD from the coding sequence ATGCAGACTGCCATCGTCCTGATCGACGCCGAAGCCGCGAGAATACCCGAGGTTGCCAGCCAGGTAGCCGAGTTGCCCGGGGTGAGCGAGGCCTACTCCACCACCGGCGATGTGGATGTGATCGCACTTGTTCGGGTCACGGCCCACGAACAGCTCGCCGACGTGATCGCCGATCGGATCAGCAAAGTCCCCGGGGTGCTCAGTACCCGTACCTACATCGCATTCCAGGCATACTCCCGCCATGACCTGGAGGCGGCGTTCGCGCTGGGACTCGACGACTGA